The genome window ACCTTGACTGCCGTGCCGTTTAAGCGCAACATGCGTATCCTCAGCCGTCCGGCGAACCTAAAGAGCAGCATCAGCGCGATCGTTTACGCGGGCAGAAATTTCCCGAACTAAAGGAGGTGAACAGCCGCGCATGAAAGTAAGAAAGGTTTTGGCGGTTTTGTGCGGGGCGGCCTACGTTGTCAGCCCGATCGACATTATACCGGATCTTCTTCCGCTGCTCGGACAGGCGGACGATTTGGGCGCCATCGTGTTGGTAATCAAATATGTTATGAG of Acidaminococcales bacterium contains these proteins:
- a CDS encoding DUF1232 domain-containing protein, with amino-acid sequence MKVRKVLAVLCGAAYVVSPIDIIPDLLPLLGQADDLGAIVLVIKYVMSGTKAKNNEEV